The Sphingobium aromaticiconvertens genome has a segment encoding these proteins:
- a CDS encoding (Fe-S)-binding protein, translated as MTLDHPRVALFVTCLVDLMRPRIGFAAIRALEAAGCEVVVPTEQTCCGQPALNSGDRATAIDLAKRVIAMLEPYDHVVIPSGSCAGTIRCHYPEILEDDPEWGPRAHTVGAKTYEVMAYLDEVRGWRPEGVALPVRATYHDSCSGLRELGIKAQPRRLLDAVEGLSLAPLAGEETCCGFGGTFCVKYPAISNAIVGEKAAAIDASGADMLLAGDLGCLMNMAGKLHREGSRVRAFHAIELIAGMGDGPAIGEEA; from the coding sequence ATGACGCTCGATCACCCGCGCGTTGCGTTGTTCGTCACTTGCTTGGTCGACCTGATGCGTCCGCGTATCGGCTTTGCCGCGATCCGGGCGCTGGAGGCAGCCGGGTGCGAGGTGGTAGTGCCGACCGAACAGACTTGTTGCGGGCAACCCGCGCTCAATTCGGGCGACCGGGCGACGGCGATCGATCTGGCCAAGCGTGTGATCGCGATGCTGGAACCCTATGACCATGTGGTCATTCCATCGGGATCCTGCGCGGGAACGATCCGCTGCCATTATCCCGAGATATTGGAAGATGATCCTGAATGGGGACCGCGCGCTCATACGGTGGGCGCGAAGACCTATGAGGTCATGGCCTATCTGGACGAAGTGCGAGGCTGGCGACCAGAAGGCGTCGCCCTGCCCGTCCGTGCGACCTATCATGACAGTTGTTCGGGCCTGCGCGAACTGGGCATCAAGGCGCAGCCTCGTCGCCTGTTGGACGCAGTCGAGGGGCTGTCGCTGGCGCCGCTGGCGGGCGAAGAAACCTGCTGCGGCTTTGGCGGCACCTTTTGCGTGAAATATCCGGCCATCTCCAACGCTATCGTCGGCGAGAAGGCGGCGGCCATCGACGCGAGCGGCGCGGACATGCTGCTGGCGGGCGATCTGGGATGCCTGATGAACATGGCGGGCAAGCTGCATCGGGAGGGATCGCGTGTTCGCGCCTTTCACGCGATCGAGCTAATCGCTGGTATGGGCGATGGTCCGGCGATCGGGGAAGAGGCATGA